The Nocardioides ochotonae genome segment CGACGGGACCGGCGATGACACCAACGGCGGGACCGGCCCCGGACCCGACGACACGACGACCTGCCTCCCGACCTCCCCGCGACCCACGGTCCGCGTGGAGACGCCCGTCGTGGCCCTGGGCGGCGAGCTGGAGATCAGCGGCGCGGGCTGGTGCCACCCCGAGGGCGGCGGCTCGCGGATCGGCGTGAAGATCGACGAGGGCGCGCTGGCGCGCACCGACGACGCCGTGCACGCCAACCGCACCATCTGGGCGATCGTCCAGGCCGACGCCCGCACCGGCACCTTCCGCACCCGGCTGCGCCTGCCCGACGGCACCACCGCGACCTCCACCCCCGCGCTCGCGACCGGGGCGCACACGCTGCGGCTGCTCTCGGGCACCCTGCGCACCGGCGACACGCCGCGCAGCGTGCTCAGCGAGCCCTTCACCATCGGGCGCTACCGCCCGGCCGGGACCCCGGAGCCGCTCGAGGCGGCCACGGACCTGCGACCCGGCACCCGCGGGGCCGTCGCCGCCCGCCTCGTCGCCGGCGACCTGCTCCTGCGGGTGCCCCGCGCCCGGGCGCACGAGTGGGTCTTCGTCACGGCGTACGCCGCCGACGGCTCGCCGCGCTACCCCTGGACCCGCTGGTTCCGCCTCGACGATGCGCGCCGGGTGGTGCTCCCGCGCGCCGGCCGGCTGCCCGCCGAGCGGCTGCGGCTCAGCGTGCAGAGCGGCGAGCAGGACCGGCTCGGGCGGCTGCTCGGCTGGGCCCCGCTCACCGTGGCCGCGGCGCCCGCAGGGCACGCGGCACCCGCGGGTGGCGGCCCGGTGCCCGGCGCCGACCCGGGCGCCCCCGGCACGCCCGCTCTCGAGGCGCTCTCACCGGTCCCGACCGGCCCGCTGGTGACGCCCGCGGCCCCGGCGGTCGACGCCGCCGCGCTCCGCGAGCTGCCCCGCGGCGGCGTACGCGTCGCGGTCGACGGCTCCGCGCTGCGGGTGCTCGTCGCCGGCGGCCGGCACGGCGAGGCCGTGCACGTGCGGGTCTACCCCGTGACCGGCCGATCGTCGGCCGGCCGGCAGGCGCTCGTGCTGGACGGCGGCTGGGTCCTCCTCGACGCCGACGGCGCCCTGCGGATGCGGGTGCGCGGGCTCGCCGGCTCCGAGGTCCTCGTGGCGGTGCAGGCCGCCGACGGCCGCCTGCTCGGCTGGGCCCCGGCCACCCCCGGCGGCCCGACGTACGTCGAACAGACGATCCCGGCCGCGATCCTCGACGAGGACGCCGCGAGCCCGATGGCGGGCGAGGACACCGCCGACCGGTCTTGGTTCACCGCCGCGGACGCGGGCCTGCTGGCGCTCGGCGCGCTCGCGCTGGCCGGCGCGGTGCTCCGCACCCGACGCGGGACGGTGACGGCGTGAGGCGCGGGCTCGTGGCGACGCTGCTGGGCGCGCTCCTCGGCGGCGCGGTCGCCGCGGCGCCCGGCGGCGTCGCGGCCGCGGTCCCGGGCGGCGGCGCGGGGGCCGACACCCCCGGCACCTCCGCCTCGGTCTCCCCGCGCCAGGTCGCCCCCGGCGGGCTGTTGTCGTTCCGGGTGAGCGGCTTCCCCGGCGGGGAGACGCTCTACGTCAAGATCGACGACGGGCAGAGCTGCAGCGCCGCGTCGGTGCACGGGGCCTGCGTGGTCCACCAACAGGCCATCCCGGCCTCCGGCACCGTCACGGGATCCTTCGCCGTGCCGCGCGACCTCGCCGCCGGCGAGCACTGGCTGCGCTTCCTCGCCAGCGAGGAGGTCACCGACGCCTCGGGGGCGTACGCCGGCACGAAGGGCTACACCGCCCGCGGCGGCTCCGACTTCACCGTGGTCGCGGGCGGTTCCGGCGCCACGGCCCCTGCGCCCGGCGCGGGCACGGACGCCGGCTCCGGCGCGAGCGCCCCAGCCCCTGCGGTGACCGGCGCCGCTCCGACGACCGGCGTCGCCGGCGGTGGCAGCACGCAGGGCGACGCACCCCTCGCCGCCGGCGACACGCTCGTGGTCCGGCTGCCGCGCGGCGCGACCGGCCGCGGCAGCGGCCCCGCGCAGTCCGGTGCTGCGGCTCGCGACGCCGTGCCGTCCGACGCTGTGAAGTCCGGGGACGTGAATCCCGAGGCGACCGACCCGGCACCGACCGCGGCCCCCGCGGCGGACGACCCCGGGCTCCCCGTCACCGGGCTGGCCGGCCTCGCGGTGCTGCTCGGCGCGGCCGGCGTACTCCTCCTGCGCGCGCGGCGGCGCTCCCGTGCCTGACGTGCTCGCCCCGGCGCCGACCCGCCCGGCCGGGGTCCCCGACGACGCGGCAGCCCCGCGCGACCGCGCACCTCGGCGGCCCCGGCGCGCCTCGGCGGTGCTGCTCGGCGCCCTGGTGCTGGTGGCCGCGGTCGCGGTGAGCCTGTCGGTGGGGTCCAACCGGATCGATCTGGCGACCGTGTGGCGGCTGCTGCTCGCCCCGGACGGCTCGACGGAGTCGCTGGTGCTGCACGACCTGCGGGTGCCGCGCACCGTGCTGGCCGCGGTGGTCGGGGCGGCGCTCGCCCTGGCCGGCGCGGTCATGCAGTCGCTGACCCGCAACCCGTTGGCCGACCCCGGCATCCTCGGCATCAACGCCGGCGCCACCCTGGTGGTGGTGCTCGGCGTCGCGCTGCTGGGGACCACCGGCGTGCACATCTACCTCTGGTACGCCTGCGCCGGGGCGGCCGTCGCCGCGGTGCTGGTCTACGTGCTCGGCGGCACCGGCCCCGCCGCCCGCACCCCGGTGCGCCTGGCGCTCGCCGGCGTCGCGGTCTCCGCCGCGCTCACCGCGATCACCCAGACGGTGATCCTGGCCGACCAGGAGGCCTTCAACGAGTTCCGCTTCTGGGTGGCGGGGTCGCTGGAGGGCCGCACGTGGGAGGTCCTGGGCGCGGTCGCACCGCTGCTCCTCGCAGGTGCCG includes the following:
- a CDS encoding FecCD family ABC transporter permease, whose product is MPDVLAPAPTRPAGVPDDAAAPRDRAPRRPRRASAVLLGALVLVAAVAVSLSVGSNRIDLATVWRLLLAPDGSTESLVLHDLRVPRTVLAAVVGAALALAGAVMQSLTRNPLADPGILGINAGATLVVVLGVALLGTTGVHIYLWYACAGAAVAAVLVYVLGGTGPAARTPVRLALAGVAVSAALTAITQTVILADQEAFNEFRFWVAGSLEGRTWEVLGAVAPLLLAGAVLAVLVAPSLDVLALGEESGRALGVAVVRTRVLSLVAVTLLCGGATAAVGPVGFVGLAVPLVARRVVGHDQRWVTALCLVLGPAWVLLADSAARVVLAPSEVPVGAVAALIGAPVFIAVCCRRTVPTL